In Desulfoferula mesophila, the genomic window CGAAACTTTTCCCGCAAAGCGATATCGACGAGTTGCAGACCAGCCTCACCCGGAAGTACTCCATGCCGGTGGTTGTTTACGCCTGGAGCCGCGTGGAGGTGGTGCGGGGGCCCCACGGTGAAGAATCGGTCAACAAGATGCGGCGGTATTTCATTATGCGCCAAAAGGAAAACCTGCCCAAGGAACTGCCGGCGCTGCTGGGCTCCGGCGGCCGCTGAGGCCCTGAAGAGGCTGCGTCCGGCGCCGTTGCCGCGAAGGATGACCCAATAACCTGGCCTCCGGGCGACGTACCGGAAGCCAGGCCGATCTCTAGCGCCGTTTGAGTCGGGGCTCAGGCATGCCCATGAGTTGACGTTGCCGGTTCCCGGGGGGGAAGTGACCAGGTTCGCATCGACGCCGGTAGGCTCTTGGGGGACGAGTCAGACGCGCACACCTACCAGGCTCTGCCTCCCAAAAATTGGCCCCGCACCTTTAAGACACCTCAGCTTGGCTCATACTCCAGCGGGCGAATCACCTTATTTCCATAAGACCTTTGTTAAGTTAGGTAATTGTTGTAGAGTGCATGGGGGCTGTCCGCAAGCCGCCCGGCAGATCGTCAACCTGCGGAACGGACCACCACACAATGCCGACATTCACCAACGCGAAACGCTCGCCCCAAAGCACGGCCGCGGACCCGGCAATGGGAGGCGGCGAGAGGCTATCCCCCTGGGTCACTTGGGTCGTGGTCCTAATATACGCGGTGGCCGTCGGCCTTAGGGTATGGCGTTTTTTCAGCGGCGAACTCCACGACGACAGCGCTGTGGTGGGCCTCATGGGGCTGGCGGTCCTGCAGGGCCCGTTCCCTATTTTCTTTTTCGGACAAAACTGGATGGGCAGCCTGGACGCCATCCTGGCCGCTCCCCTATATGCCTGGTTCGGCCCCAGCGCCCTGACGGTCAACGTGTTGCCGCCGGTGTTGTCCCTGGCCTTCATGGCCTGCCTGCAGCCCATACTGCGCCGCAGGGTGGGCACCTGGGGCATGTTGGCGGGCTTGGCTTACCTGGCCGTGCCCCCCACCTCCTGGCTGTACTGGTGCGGTGAGGCCCGAACCCATTACATGCTGGGGCTGTTGTTGGCGGCTCTGGTGTTGCTCATGACCCACCGGCTTTGGCAAGAGCGCGCTTGGTCGTGGAGCAACCTGCTGTTGTGGGGGCTATTCGGCGGCGCCGCCCTCTGGACCAACTTTTCCGTCATCGTGGTGATCCTGCCCTGCACGGTGTTTTTGCTCTTTACGTGCAAAGGCAAAATCAGCCTCTGGAGCGTACCCTTGGCCGCCCTGGGCGGAGTGGTGGGCGGCGCCCCTTTGCTTTGGTTCAATCTCACCCACCACATGGCCAACGCCGGGCAAGGCGGCTTTTTTGGCTGGCAATATATCCTGCCCGCCCTGTCGCCCTTGCTGAATAACAGCTTGCCCATGATTTTGGGGCTCAACACCGCCATCTCCGGGGGCCCCACCGGCGGCTATGGAATCTTCCTGCTTCTCTATGGGCTGCTGCTGGCCGTTGTGGGTTTGGGAGGCTACTTTCTTTTCCGGCTCAACCGAGGGCAAGGCCAGGCATTCACTTGGCTGTTGCTGGGCATCGCTCTTTTGAACCTCGTAGTCGTGATCTCTTCCGCCTACATCAGGGGCCTGTACGAAGCAGACCCGCGTTATCTGTTGTGCCTGTACCTGGTGGTGCCCTTTCTGGTGGGAGCCCTTGCCCGCTGGCTGTCCACCAAAAACTCCTGGGCCGCCGTGGCCCTGGTGCTGGCTTTGGCATTGGTGCATGTCTCCCAATATTCGCAGTGCAGGATGTGGAATTTTCAGAGCCCGCTGCTGGATATCAAGCACGGGTTTTACCTGAACCAAGAGGCTGGGATTAAAAAGAATCTGCGGGAGATACGCGCGGCCGGCTTCAAGTACCTCTACAGCAAACACAGATGGTACATCTTGAATTTCCTGGCCAATGGCGATCCGGTGGTCTGCAATTACTGGAAGTCGCGCGACTTCAACAGCACCATCAAAGTCGATGCCTCCGACAATCCGGGCATGCTGGACATGGACCAGGGCAGCCTGGATATTCTGGGTCTAGCCCACAAGACCTGGCGCGGTGGGAGAAATACGATCGTTTACGATTTCAGTGCGCCGACCGGGGCGGCTGTGCTGCTGCCCCGCCGGAGCTGGTCGGCCAGGGCCAATGGCCGGGACTTGGGCCAAACCCTGAACGACGCCGATCTGACCACCGGTTTCAGCACCCCGGGCCCGGCCCGGGAAGGCGATTCGCTGACCATTGACCTGGGACGGCCCCAAAACGTGGGCGGCCTGGCCATGATACCCGCCGAGTTCCGCCAGGTGCCCAAGGGCCTGATGGTGGAGTTGGCCGGCCCTGACGGCGTATTCTCCACAGTCAGACAGAGCCGTACTTACTGGGGCCCCTTCTACCTTTCCGGGCCGCACCCCTTTCTCAAGGCCCGCTACCCGCGGGTTGAAAGCTACTTCCCTCCCCGCCAAACCAGGTACATCCGCCTTACCCACCAGGGGGAAAACCGCTATCACCATTGGAGCGTGCATGAGCTCCTGCTGTTCGGGCCCGGCCCGGAAAGCGAGTGCACCTGGGATGAGAGCGCCCGAAGAGTCTTCCGCATCCTAAAGGCCGATAACATCCAAAACGCCTATGGCGACGCCTGGATCGCCGCTAAGGTTGTCTCTCATTTCCAAGGGAACGTCCATGTCGTTACCGGCAATGTGAACCTGGATGTTTACGGCACCGGCAAGCGCACCTACTCCAAACCGCTTATCCTACGACCCGTCAAGGGCAGCGCCCTGATCTTGAACCAACGGGCGGGCGCCATTGTGGAAACGCAACTGGCATCCTACGGCATCTCCTATCGCAGGCAGGATGCCGGGCGCTTTGTGGTCTTTTTGCTCGACGGCCAGGCCCAAGGCGAGCCATTAGCCATAAAACGCCTGCCCACCCCGCAGGGTCAGGGGGTTGTCTGGCAAATCGGCCAAGGCCCAAGCGCCGAGTTGGGCTGGCTGCGACTGTCAGGCCTAAACGACCGGCTTCCTCCGGACTTCAGCTTGGAATGCAGGACCTCCCAGGGAGCCTGGGAGCCGGTCGACTTGGTCAAGGCGGGGCCCATCGTTTTTTCCGGTCAGGTGTTGCTGGGCTATCAGGGCAAAGACAATCTCTACCGCTTAGCGACGCCGCATCGCGCGAAACAAATCAGGCTGCGTCAGCTAAGCCCCCAGGCGGCCCAAAAGCTGGGAGAGTTCAACCTAAGCGCGTGGGAGCCCACCAAACCAAGCGGCGAAACCGCGCAATAGGCTCGGCTGTCCACGCGGCGGCGGGCGATTCGGATAGCTTCCTATGCATGAATCCGCATCTCAAAATGGTTTGGCCATCGCAAAGGACTACTGGCTGCAATGGGGCCACCCCTGGCTTGCCGCCAGGCATCCCCAGCTTCTCGAGCGGATCGGGGTCGGCCTCTTCAGCGGTTCGGAGGTGCTCGGGGCGGATGACGCCCTCTCCCGCGATCACGGCTGGGGCCCGCGTCTGGAGATTTTCCGCAGCGGGCAAGAGGGCTTCTCCAACGAGGCTCTGCAATCAGAAATGACAGCCGCCGCGCCCGCGGAATGGGAAGGCTTTCAAAACCGTTACCAGTTTGCGCCTTCCATCCAGGTCCATAATCTGGCGGAATATTTTGGCCGGAACTTCCCCCGCCGCCGCTTGCCGGAGTCGCCGCTGGATTGGGTCTGCTGCGATGCCAAACTGCCCAATCTGGAATCACATCTCCACTTTGTCCGCCACGGCGCCGTCTTCCACGACCCGGCGGGCATATTGGCCGAGGTGCGGGCCAGGCTGCGCACCTATCCCGAAGACGTCTGGCTGCTGCGCATGGCCCAGCTTTGCTTTGATCTCGCGCACTACGGCGAGTACAATTTCTGCTGGCGGTTGGTCAAGCGCCAAGACCCGGTGGCGGCGGCGATGGCGGTCGGCAGCTTCCAGCTTGCGGCGATGGCCCTCTCCCTGGTCATGGACCACGACTACGCGCCCTACTGGAAGTGGCTTCACCACGTCTTTCGGTCGCGCGAATTCGCCGCCCGACTCGATGCCCATCTCCTGAGCATGTCCACGACTCTCGATTACCAGAGCCGCGCGGCGTCCATCGAAGCGGTGTGCCAGTTGCTCATGGCGGAGTTGGTCGAGCGCGGCATCCTGCCGCCCGACCTGGATGACGGCTCCGGCCTTCCCCTCTTTTTTCAGGCGCGGGCCTATCTGCTCGGCCGCATTGGCGACCCGGCCGTTAGGGCCTTGGCCGGGTAAGGCCTAGCGATACTTGCCGCCAAAGGGGTCCGCACCATCGGTGAACATCGCGGCAAAAGACTCCTGGCTGCCGAGATCCACAGCGGTGCAGTAGTTCATCACCCCTTTCTTGCCGGTCATGATCAGAGGTTTGGCCTTGGCCACGTCAAGGTTTCCTTCCCCGTCCAGGACGTCGTCCCGCACTTCCAGGTGCAGCACCTTGCCGGTGATGAGCACGTGCTTGTCCTCCTCGTAGAGCTGCACGCACTCGCACTCCATCCAGGCATAGCATCCCGCCACCCCCGGAGGGCTGACCACGTGGGAGGGTTTTTCGTCCAGCCCGGCCAACTCGAACTCATCTATCTCCGGCGGCACGTTCTTGGCCGTGGGAATGACCTTGTCCTGCATTTGCGCACCCGCCATGTTCACCACGAACTGGTTGGTGGCGCGGATGTTGGCCAAGGTGTCGCGTTTCTTGGCCGAGGCCAGGCAGATCAAGTCCAGGGGACGCAGCACCGGCATGATGCAGGACCAGGGAGCCACGTTGCGCACGCCATCGGGGCTCATGGTGGAGATGAAGGTCACGGGCAGGGGAAACAGTCCTTCTCTCATGAACGGCTTTAAGATCATTTAGACAACTCCCGATAAATGACGAATTGCGAAAGCGGCCTGCCGGGTGATTTCTGCCTAAGCCTCGCGGGGCAACTCCCACGATCATGGCCGCGCTGCCGCCTTTGGTTCGCGCTCCAATAAAAAACCGCCCACGCCCTTCGCCTTCTGGCGATCAGGGACCGTTGACGGCCTCTCAATGAACTACCTGGTTTTATGAGCAGCGGGGGGGCGGCGTCCTTTCCTGGGACGAATATTTTTCCCGCTCTAGTTTTTTAACTTATAACAATTCACCGCATAGTCAAGCCATGACATTGCCTGGTCCCACCGCGCCCTATCTCCCAGGGATGGCTGGCGGCGGAAGGCGACAAAACAGGGGCCGGCCAATCCGGCCGGCCCCTTGGCATCAACCGTTCAGTTGTCTTAGGAGGAGACCACGGGATGGATAACCACCTCGGCCCTGCCGTCCATGTAGCGGCTGTTGGGATTGCCGGAAGCCGTCACCAGCACGGGCGCAACCCCCATCCCCAGCAGCATGGTCCGGATCGCCTCGGCCCGCTGGTTGGCCAGCGTCTGCCTCTGGGCCTGGGTACCGGTGCTGTCGGGATGGCCGATCACCACGATCGTCGTCTTGCCGTAGGTGTTGACCACGTTGGCGATCGTCTGCAGCGTGGGTATGAAACCGGAATTGACCACCGCCGAGCCGGGAGCAAACGCCGTGGAGCCGGTCTCCGTCACCAGCAGGGCGTTGTCGGCCAGAATCTGCACCGAAGCCTCTCCGGCATTGATCTGGGGCGCCAGGGCTTTTTCCAGGTCCTTCTTGCGGTCATCCATGAAATGGCCCACCACGGCCCCGGTGAGCGCTCCGCCGGCGGCCCCGATCAAGGCACCGGCCCACGGGTTGGAATGGTCGATGATGGCTCCGATGGCCGCCCCGCCGGCTCCGCCGATTATGCCGCCTTTGGTGGTGTCGGTCATGGTGGACATACCGCCGTTTCCGGCGCAGCCCGAAACGGCAAACACGGCGATAACCCCCAGCACCATCAGACTAATACCGATGGATTTTTTCCTCAATCTTTGCACTGCCGCCGACTCCTTTTTTCCGTTGTAGTTAGGAATTACACGGGATTGTTTTCATTCTACAGTTGCCAAGGCATCCGTTACAAGATGAAGGTCCCCAGGTTGGCCTGGATGGCTTGGGCGGCGAGGTTCACAGCTTGATCAGGCACTCCGGGCCCAGGTCGCGGGGGCTCTGGGCCCCCAGCATCACCATGGTACGCCGCATCTCTTCCTGGAGGCAGGCAATCAAATCCCGCACCCCTTGGGCCTCGCCGGCGGCCAATGCGTAGAGTATGGGGCGTCCCAGGCCGATGGCGTCCGCGCCCATAGCCAGACCCTTGATGACGTCCGTGCCCCGTCGGAAGCCGCCGTCCATGACGATGTAGGCCCGGCCGTCGATGGCCGCGACCACCTCTTGGGCCACCTGCAAGGGATGGGGCAAATAGTCTATGGTGTGGGCCCCGTGGTTGCTGAGCACCACCGCGTCCACCCCGGCCTGTACGCACAACTGGGCGTCAGGCACCGAGAGCACCCCCTTGGCGATCATCTTGCCTTTGATCAGCCCGCGCAGCTCTTGCAGCTCGGCAAAGCTAAGGGGGGCGCAGCCGGTGGCCATGGGCTTGTCCTGGATCTTGGTGCCCATGGCCGCGTCGATCTCCAGCGATATCATGCCCACGCCTTCCGCGGTGATCTTCTCCACGTCGGCTTTCAGCCTGTCGCGGTCCTCGTAGGGCTTCACCGACGCGATTAGCGGCACTCCGGTGGCCAGGAGGCCTTGCAGGTCCTGGGGAATGGGGGTGCCGGTCCACATCACGCTTCCGGCCTCGGCCAGGCCCTGGGCCACCTTCAAGAGGCCGTCCTCGCAAATACCGGGGATGGGCATGGTGATGGCGCTCATCACCACCGGCGCGGAGATATCCACACCCAAGAAATTCACCGATGTCTCGGCGCTGGGAGGAGCGTTGATAGCCTTTTGGCGCAAGGCCCAGCGGTCGAATACGGCCCGGTTGTTGGCCCCCACCCAACCGGTCTCCACCGATCCCAATGCAAAGCCCAACTCACGGGACATGAGATCCTGTTCGCCCTTGGTGTAAATCTCGCCTAAGGTCATGGCCGCCTCTTTTCCGGTTCGCCCCTGGCGGGCGGAGGTTAACTTATTAAGGTTACACCCAATCAGGGCCTACCGTCAGATTTTGCAACGAAAAGTGACATTGAAAAGGGGATGGCCAATCCGGCCGGCCCCTTGATCTTTTGGCACGCCAGGAGGGACTCGAACCCCCGACCGGTGGCTCGGGAGTTATATAAATGGCATTGGCAGCAGTGAGTTCATTTATGCCGGCCGCCGCCATGGTGGCGAGCATCGGCGGCCAAGATAACGAAATATTTATTTTTATATACTTCATCCAGGTTGCTTTTGCCGGTGAAGTATTTATTTTGCAAAACGAAATAGTCGATGCCGTATTGCTTGGCCAGGTCCCTGCGCCATTGGTCGTCCTTGCTGTAGAAACTTTCGCGAAGGTCTTTGCGCAGTTTGTTCCAACCGACGATGGACCGGCGATACTTCAGATACTTGTCCAGGTCCAGCCCGAAATACCCCAGGCGATGCAAGCCCTCCTTTAACAGGGGGTAATTGCTGGCGTAAATCCAGGCCGAGTAGAGCCATTCCCTGGCGCCCCCCCAGGAGGCTCGTTGAGACAAGGCCCGCCACCCACCCCCGAGGGAAGGGTCCACCATGAATAAGGAGTCCGGGGCGGTGTGGTTTTTGGCCCATAGCTGGGCCTGGCCAAAGGCGTGATACCTCTCCTGCACCTCGGGACGCATGTTTTGATTGCTCAGCCACAGGAAGGCCACCACAAAGCAGGCGCCGACAGCAATATAAGTCAATATGCGGCCCCGCCATTCGTCGTTGCGCCTCGCCAAGAAACCGGTTGCGGCGAATACCGCCCCCATACCCGCCACGGTCCACAAAAAGGCGGGGCTGCCGACATAGGCCGGGTTCATCAGAGGCCGGGCCATGCCCATGGCCCAATAGAGAATGAGCAGGCCCACGATGGAAGCGCCCAAAACCACCATCACGATATTGAATCTTCGCTTGGCATCTACCCTGGCCAGTGCCAGCCAGCACGGTAAAGTCACCAGCAGACACCAGATCGTCGGAAAGCCTGGATGCCCGTATACGCCGAAGAACGGGGACAGCAATACCGCCATGGCTATGATTTTTCTCCACAGGCCGGCGGATTTTATTTCGTCGTACAAGCCGGCGGCCACAATCACCAGGCCGACGTTGAGGATCATGTCGTTGGCTCGAGAGAGGGACAACTTTATCAAGCTGGAGCTAAAGGGGTATACAGAGAAAAGAACTCCCAAACCGACCAAAACGGCCATGGCCGCGCATCCGGCCATAAGGCGGCGGCGATCTTCGGAAAGCGGCCCCTGGCGCCAGACGAAATAAACCAGAAGCAGGCAGAAGCCCAGGAACGGCAGGAAAATGGCGTAGTGGCGTAGGCCGAACACGCCCAGGCTGACGGGATACCAGTGGTAGCACATCATCTTGGACAGGGAGACCCAAAGGTTCAACGGTATTTGCCCGCCGGCGATCTCACTGGCCTTTACGGTGAGCAGGATCCACAATGCCCCACCCGCCAGGACAATGGCCGCGCCGATCCAGGTCTTGATTTCTTTCAAGGGCCGCGGGGCGACCAATACCATGGCCGCGACGAAAACCAGGGCGAATAGCCCCATGGTGAAGTGGGTGATCAGGGAGGCCAAAAGCAGCAGCCCCGCCTGGACGTACTTGCGACGCAGCACCTGGGCCACGGCCAATATCCTGAAACCGTCGGCCGCTACATAATACTGACCGATAAAGGTGCCGGTGCCGAAACGGGCCAGGTTCATTTCCCGCACGCTACTGGCTATCACCAGCGCCACCACGACGAGCAACAAACCATAGTCGGCGTCGGGCCGTATGGCCCTGGTCAAGGAGACAAAGGCAAAGGAGAGGAACAGTATCTCGAAGGCGACGACAAAACGCTGCATGACGATCGGGGCGATTCCCAAGTAGTCATACCCCGCCAGGTAGAGCTGCATGAAGGCTGATTTTGAAAAATTCTGCGTGCCCGAGGGATACGAGCCCGGAATGGCGTCAAGATGACGAACCTCGTTTATCCAACCCTCCGGGCTGAACTCGTGCCAGGCGATTTTCAGGCTCAAAAAATTTATGTTGGTGTACCAGCAATAGGAGCACAGGGCCATGAAAGCCAGAGCGAAAACGATTTTGATGGCGTTCCTGGAAGCTAGCATTTCGACTCTATATATCCAGCTCGCTTCGGCTCAGCGGTTCAGTTTTGCCGCAAAAAGGCTTTGATGGACTCCACGACCCTGGCGGCGGTTTTACCGTCCCATAATTCCGGCAGAGGCTTTTCGGGACGGGGGCTCTCGAGGGATTCCGCGACCAATGCTCCCAGTTCTTCCGGAGTGCAGAGCCTGTTGCTCCCCTGCTCTATGGTTATGGGGCGCTCGGTGTTGGGCCGCAGGGTGAAGCAGGGGATCCTCAAGTAGGTTGTCTCCTCCTGCAGACCGCCTGAATCGGTTATCACCACCGATGAGCGCCACAACAGGCTCATGAAAGGCAAGTAGCTCAGAGGCTCAGACAGATGCAGGCCGGGGCGGTTGGCTAGAGAATCGAAAAGACCGCCGTCTTCCAGCCGCTTGCGGGTTCTGGGGTGCACCGAAAAGATCAGGGGCATGGTTTGGGAGACCGAAGCCAAGGTCTCGCAAATCAACCCCAACTTTGCCGGGTCATCGACGTTTAGCGGCCGATGCAAGGTTACGACGCCGTAAGGTTCCTTGATGCGCCTCAAATCATCCGCGGGTTGCAATTTTTCAATTTGCGGCCTCATAAGCTCGAGCGAATCGATCATGATGTTGCCGACCCGCCGCACCTGCCCGCCGACCCCTTCGCGGGCGAGATTGGCGTCCCCATCCGCCGACGGCGTCCATAGAAGATCGGCCAAGGCGTCGGTCACCACCCTGTTTATCTCTTCCGGCATGGTGCGGTCAAAGGAGCGCAGGCCCGCTTCCAAATGAGCCACTTTCAGGCCGAGCTTTGCCGCGGCCAGCGCCGCCGCCACGGTGGCATTGACATCGCCGACCACCACCACCAAGTCGGGCCGCTGCTCCAAAAGCACCTTTTCATAGGCGATCAAGGTGTGGCCGGTCTGTTCGGCGTGGCTGCCACTCCCCACTCCCAGATGAACCTGGGGTGCGGGCATCCCCAGATCCTTGAAAAAGTCCTCCGACATGTTGACGTCATAATGTTGGCCGGTGTGGACGATCTTCGGATCGGCCCAATCCTGGTCTTTCAGGGCCAGATAAAGAGGCGCGATCTTCATGAAGTTGGGCCTGGCCGCTGCCACCAGGTGAATAGATTTTTTTGATTTGCCCATAGCTTGTATCCAGGCAACTCTTTGTGAGAGTGGCAGTTATTAGAAGCCGGCGCGCCGCCCTGGCGACAAGACCATTAATCCTCTCGATTAAAAAAAATTTCCTTTGCAGGCGCGGATGAAGGGGGCCGGCCCTGCCTGTAGGCCGCCATCCAGGATGAAGATAGGATTTCTTTGAACTGACAGAAGCATATCGAAAAGCCCATCAACACTAAAGCAAAGAGCATCAGGAAAAGCGCCACCAATCCGAGGTAGATGGCCACGTCGCCGATAATCAGGTTGATGACCGCCCACCCTAAAAAGAAAATGCTGGCCAAAAAACAACACAGGGCCATCCAGGCAAAATTCCTGATGGGATTGGCTATGGCCACGAACCGAAGGTGAGTGTTAATGGTTTTCATGATTTTGGTGGACGATTTGTGGCGCGTCCGGCCGGGAGCTTTCGCGGGGCTGGGCGCCCAGGTAATGGTCGCGGGAATCTCGGAGATGCGAAAACCCAAGGCCGAGAGTTTCAACAACACCTCCAAATGAAACTCCTTGCCGTTCTCATTGGTGACCAGCGGCTGGATAACCTCCCGCCGATAGGCTCGGGTCATGCCCGTGTTCATGGATATCTCGGGCAGGAAGACCTTCCTGATAATCCAGTTGCCCACGATGGTCAACAGCACCCTGTGCCGGGGCACATTGACCAAGCCGCCTCCGGGAAGGTGAACCGAAGCCACCACGCAATGCAGGGCCGGATCGGCACAGATCGCATCGTAGAGCTCTCGCACGATGTCCCTGCCCCAAGATCCGTCGGCCTCGGTGGTCACGATGATCTTGCCCCTGGCAGCGTCAATCCCCGTTTTTATGGCCCGGCCTCTCCCGTGGTTCCAAGGCAGAGACATGAGCCTTATTCTGGGGCATCCCAGTTTACTAATCGTCTCCCGGGCAATTTGCAGGGAGCCGTCCACCGAGCCGTCGTTGACCAGTATGAATTCCCAATCATCGCCGAACTGTTGGTCCAGGGTGTCCGCCATCTGGCGGATCACCCGCGCCAATACGGCTTCATTGTTGAAAAAGGGGGACACGACGCTCAGGCTGGGCTCTGCAGGCATTACCATTCCTTATAGCTCAAAATTCTTCTCAATTATAAGGCGCCCGGATTCATTCAATTCCTGGATTTCCCGCCCCGGCCTTGCCGGCTCAAACCAGGATGGGCCCATGTCCTGCCACTGAAAGTACCTTGATGACCCCATATGGATGGCGGAGAACTTGTCATCACAACCCAGGCTTACCGCCTTATCCCCACCATCGAGGGTGATCGCGTCGCTGATGCGCACATAGTCATCGCCAAATTGCACCCGCCGTCGCAAGCTGAGGGGCGCGGCTTTCGCCTTGGTCACCAGAGCCGCAACCAGACATTTTTTTACCCAGTACCCGAGCCGGCGGAAACGGCCCGGGCCCAGGTTGAACAAGCGGAAGGCCAGGAAAAGCGTCGGGCTCATCAGCTTTTGCTTTAAAAAGCTGAACCGAGTCTCCACGACGAACTCATCGCCATCGCGTTCGACCGGCGGGGACAGTTGCAAGGTCTGGCTGGTGGCGATGAGACCGTGGGCCAGCTTCACCCAATAGCCGCAATCCGAATAATAAGAGCCGTCTTTTCCAAAAACCTTCAGCACCCCGCCTTTGGAGGTTCCCAGCACGGCAT contains:
- a CDS encoding DUF4037 domain-containing protein; its protein translation is MHESASQNGLAIAKDYWLQWGHPWLAARHPQLLERIGVGLFSGSEVLGADDALSRDHGWGPRLEIFRSGQEGFSNEALQSEMTAAAPAEWEGFQNRYQFAPSIQVHNLAEYFGRNFPRRRLPESPLDWVCCDAKLPNLESHLHFVRHGAVFHDPAGILAEVRARLRTYPEDVWLLRMAQLCFDLAHYGEYNFCWRLVKRQDPVAAAMAVGSFQLAAMALSLVMDHDYAPYWKWLHHVFRSREFAARLDAHLLSMSTTLDYQSRAASIEAVCQLLMAELVERGILPPDLDDGSGLPLFFQARAYLLGRIGDPAVRALAG
- a CDS encoding flavin reductase family protein, encoding MREGLFPLPVTFISTMSPDGVRNVAPWSCIMPVLRPLDLICLASAKKRDTLANIRATNQFVVNMAGAQMQDKVIPTAKNVPPEIDEFELAGLDEKPSHVVSPPGVAGCYAWMECECVQLYEEDKHVLITGKVLHLEVRDDVLDGEGNLDVAKAKPLIMTGKKGVMNYCTAVDLGSQESFAAMFTDGADPFGGKYR
- a CDS encoding OmpA family protein, with the protein product MQRLRKKSIGISLMVLGVIAVFAVSGCAGNGGMSTMTDTTKGGIIGGAGGAAIGAIIDHSNPWAGALIGAAGGALTGAVVGHFMDDRKKDLEKALAPQINAGEASVQILADNALLVTETGSTAFAPGSAVVNSGFIPTLQTIANVVNTYGKTTIVVIGHPDSTGTQAQRQTLANQRAEAIRTMLLGMGVAPVLVTASGNPNSRYMDGRAEVVIHPVVSS
- a CDS encoding alpha-hydroxy acid oxidase, yielding MTLGEIYTKGEQDLMSRELGFALGSVETGWVGANNRAVFDRWALRQKAINAPPSAETSVNFLGVDISAPVVMSAITMPIPGICEDGLLKVAQGLAEAGSVMWTGTPIPQDLQGLLATGVPLIASVKPYEDRDRLKADVEKITAEGVGMISLEIDAAMGTKIQDKPMATGCAPLSFAELQELRGLIKGKMIAKGVLSVPDAQLCVQAGVDAVVLSNHGAHTIDYLPHPLQVAQEVVAAIDGRAYIVMDGGFRRGTDVIKGLAMGADAIGLGRPILYALAAGEAQGVRDLIACLQEEMRRTMVMLGAQSPRDLGPECLIKL
- the wecB gene encoding non-hydrolyzing UDP-N-acetylglucosamine 2-epimerase — translated: MGKSKKSIHLVAAARPNFMKIAPLYLALKDQDWADPKIVHTGQHYDVNMSEDFFKDLGMPAPQVHLGVGSGSHAEQTGHTLIAYEKVLLEQRPDLVVVVGDVNATVAAALAAAKLGLKVAHLEAGLRSFDRTMPEEINRVVTDALADLLWTPSADGDANLAREGVGGQVRRVGNIMIDSLELMRPQIEKLQPADDLRRIKEPYGVVTLHRPLNVDDPAKLGLICETLASVSQTMPLIFSVHPRTRKRLEDGGLFDSLANRPGLHLSEPLSYLPFMSLLWRSSVVITDSGGLQEETTYLRIPCFTLRPNTERPITIEQGSNRLCTPEELGALVAESLESPRPEKPLPELWDGKTAARVVESIKAFLRQN
- a CDS encoding glycosyltransferase family 2 protein, with the translated sequence MPAEPSLSVVSPFFNNEAVLARVIRQMADTLDQQFGDDWEFILVNDGSVDGSLQIARETISKLGCPRIRLMSLPWNHGRGRAIKTGIDAARGKIIVTTEADGSWGRDIVRELYDAICADPALHCVVASVHLPGGGLVNVPRHRVLLTIVGNWIIRKVFLPEISMNTGMTRAYRREVIQPLVTNENGKEFHLEVLLKLSALGFRISEIPATITWAPSPAKAPGRTRHKSSTKIMKTINTHLRFVAIANPIRNFAWMALCCFLASIFFLGWAVINLIIGDVAIYLGLVALFLMLFALVLMGFSICFCQFKEILSSSWMAAYRQGRPPSSAPAKEIFFNRED